Proteins found in one Lonchura striata isolate bLonStr1 chromosome 27, bLonStr1.mat, whole genome shotgun sequence genomic segment:
- the FIGNL2 gene encoding fidgetin-like protein 2, which yields MHWSPDHAQSLNQWPEQHLDVSSTTSSPAHKSELYPSTRQRFNYAWANDDISALTASNLLKRYAEKYSGVLDAPYERPPLGAYGDGAFGPVNGQKDGEPWPGAHGSDGSYALTPIHDGLAGAKGVVPPAAGGAVGLGGSAAAAANLGDAAYAGGSCGAAAGGSGALGASQEYPSGYAGTYLPSGYCAQPAAALPPPHPAGLHGSGLLQPPHASPALVPGYGSSGAVYNYAAGGYPPQPGYGGIHPPHPSASYLPSGIAAPTPIPAPPPCARPPGVPGYGYQGAGLGALAVPPLGTEAAGALKRKAFDGGGEDDGEGRYRKYGYEQPKSPYALSDNGECRGNGFGSSGESPQVAFKAGKRAAGAGGAEEPGGKYGGQQMKGMASPAYGARDAALRPAEPFEKFSPPVANGERAAEPGAPFPLRPPPKALEERPKSVDPLLLELVNAKVVERGPPVQWADVAGQASVKAAIEEELLWPILRPGSYGGAGHPPRTLLLFGPRGTGKTLLSRCISTQLGSTLLRLSGAALLSTWKAEAEKILQTVFLVANCRQPSVVLITEAESLLAARAGEDGGQASGLKSQLLSYLDDVAASSERGVVVIGTTARPGSMDEASRRRFGTRLYVAPPDGEARRHILRRALAQQSCRLSERELAALAQRTESFSGAELLRLCQHAGVAARRAPPGPPGPYQELEKAFCKVRPAVSQKELDLFLEWDKMYGTRH from the coding sequence ATGCACTGGTCACCAGATCATGCCCAGTCCCTGAACCAGTGGCCGGAGCAGCACCTGGACGTCTCGTCCACCACCTCCTCGCCGGCCCACAAGTCCGAGCTGTACCCCAGCACCCGCCAGCGCTTCAACTACGCCTGGGCCAACGACGACATCTCGGCGCTGACGGCCTCCAACCTCCTCAAGAGGTACGCCGAGAAGTACTCGGGGGTGCTGGACGCGCCCTACGAGCGCCCGCCGCTCGGCGCCTACGGCGATGGCGCCTTCGGCCCCGTTAACGGGCAGAAGGACGGCGAGCCCTGGCCGGGGGCGCACGGCTCCGACGGCTCCTACGCCCTGACCCCCATCCACGACGGCCTGGCGGGCGCCAAGGGCGTGgtgccgcccgccgccggcggGGCCGTCGGGCTgggcggctccgcggcggcggcggccaaCCTCGGCGACGCCGCCTACGCCGGGGGCTCCTGCGGGGCGGCGGCCGGCGGCTCCGGGGCGCTGGGGGCGTCTCAGGAGTACCCCTCCGGTTACGCCGGCACCTACCTGCCCTCGGGCTACTGCGCCCagccggcggcggcgctgcccccTCCGCACCCTGCCGGCCTCCACGGCTCcgggctcctgcagcccccgcACGCCTCGCCCGCCCTGGTGCCGGGCTACGGCTCCTCGGGCGCCGTGTACAACTACGCCGCCGGCGGCTACCCGCCCCAGCCGGGCTACGGGGGCATCCACCCGCCGCACCCCTCCGCCTCCTACCTGCCCTCGGGCATCGCCGCGCCCACCCCcatcccggccccgccgccctgcGCCCGCCCGCCGGGGGTGCCCGGGTACGGCTACCAGGGCGCCGGGCTGGGCGCCCTGGCCGTGCCGCCCCTGGGCACCGAGGCGGCGGGCGCGCTGAAGAGGAAGGCATTCGACGGCGGCGGGGAGGACGACGGCGAGGGCAGGTACAGGAAATACGGCTACGAGCAGCCCAAGTCCCCCTACGCCCTGTCGGACAACGGCGAGTGCCGGGGCAACGGCTTCGGCAGCAGCGGCGAGTCGCCCCAGGTGGCCTTCAAagccggcaagcgggcggcgGGCGCCGGCGGCGCCGAGGAGCCCGGCGGCAAGTACGGCGGGCAGCAGATGAAGGGGATGGCGTCGCCGGCCTACGGCGCCAGGGACGCTGCCCTGCGGCCGGCGGAGCCCTTCGAGAAGTTCAGCCCCCCCGTCGCCAACGGGGAGCGGGCGGCCGAGCCGGGAGCCCCCTTCCCGCTGCGGCCGCCCCCCAAAGCTCTGGAGGAGCGGCCCAAGAGCGTCGACccgctgctgctggagctggtcAACGCCAAGGTGGTGGAGCGCGGCCCGCCGGTGCAGTGGGCGGACGTGGCCGGGCAGGCGTCGGTGAAGGCGGCCATcgaggaggagctgctgtggcccatcCTGCGGCCTGGCTCCTACGGCGGCGCCGGGCACCCGCCGCGGACCCTGCTGCTCTTCGGGCCCCGTGGCACCGGGAAGACGCTGCTGAGCCGCTGCATCTCCACCCAGCTGGGCTCCACCCTGCTGCGCCTCAGCGGCGCCGCGCTGCTGTCCACCTGGAAGGCCGAAGCCGAGAAGATCCTCCAGACCGTGTTCTTGGTGGCCAACTGCCGGCAGCCCTCCGTGGTGCTCATCACCGAGGCCGAATCCTTGCtggcggcgcgggcgggcgaGGACGGCGGCCAGGCGAGCGGCCTCAAATCCCAGCTGCTCTCCTACCTGGACGACGTGGCCGCCTCGTCGGAGCGCGGCGTGGTGGTCATCGGCACCACGGCGCGGCCCGGCAGCATGGACGAGGCGTCGCGCCGCCGCTTCGGCACGCGGCTCTACGTGGCACCGCCGGACGGCGAGGCGCGGCGCCACatcctgcgccgggccctggcGCAGCAGAGCTGCCGCCTGAGCGAGCGCGAGCTGGCGGCCCTGGCGCAGCGCACCGAGAGCTTCTCCGGCGCCGAGCTGCTGCGCCTCTGCCAGCACGCCGGGGtcgccgcgcgccgcgcgccgccgggaccccccgggccctaccaggagctggagaaggcGTTCTGCAAGGTGCGCCCCGCCGTGTCCCAGAAGGAGCTGGACTTGTTCCTGGAGTGGGATAAGATGTACGGCACCAGGCACTGA